A portion of the Gymnogyps californianus isolate 813 chromosome 25, ASM1813914v2, whole genome shotgun sequence genome contains these proteins:
- the POU2AF3 gene encoding POU class 2 homeobox associating factor 3, with product MWKEVGFSVFPQILSGKPKVYQGVRVKITVKELLQQRRARQEATGAAVSWGGSSIQFSESVSPPHPAPFDAEPISSVPNYCPSWQFLNCLSCEESPSYLEQLVDSCLQTDAPLDPAFSAFQTSSHYTSDAFQPVPLCFNQGLAAGSSSSADLSSSLNYSCSPPQLSPFTSLTHSPPSALDTKTYGYPAEEWSCHTPSPYTTSACCCTACGSQHVDDRVPQYFPCPSTDCMDYLPPMAMADDFFRRDRNCDICYS from the exons TGTTTTTCCACAAATTCTTTCAGGAAAGCCCAAGGTGTATCAAGGTGTTAGAGTAAAGATTACAGTTAAGGAGTTactgcagcagagaagagcaCGACAAGAAGCAACCGGTGCAGCG GTTTCTTGGGGCGGCAGCAGCATCCAGTTTTCAGAGTCTGTGTCTCCTCCTCACCCAG CGCCTTTTGATGCAGAACCCATCTCTTCTGTTCCCAACTATTGTCCATCATGGCAGTTTTTGAATtgcctctcctgtgaagaaagccCTAGCTATTTGGAGCAGCTGGTAGATTCCTGTCTTCAGACAGATGCGCCCTTAGACCCAGCCTTCAGTGCTTTCCAGACATCCTCACACTACACATCAGATGCCTTCCAGCCAGTCCCGCTCTGCTTTAACCAGGGCCTG GCTGCTGGATCCTCCAGTTCAGCTGATCTGTCCAGCTCATTAAACTATAGCTGCTCTCCTCCTCAGCTATCTCCTTTCACCTCGCTGACCCACAGCCCACCCTCTGCTCTGGACACCAAGACCTATGGCTACCCTGCGGAGGAGTGGTCCTGCCATACCCCCTCCCCATACAccacctctgcctgctgctgcacagcctgTGGCTCCCAGCATGTGGACGACAGGGTCCCGCAGTacttcccctgccccagcacggACTGCATGGACTACCTACCGCCCATGGCCATGGCTGATGActtcttcagaagggataggaACTGTGACATCTGCTATAGCTAA